The Deinococcus misasensis DSM 22328 genome segment GAAAGAGGCCTGCTCGGCGGTCAGACGGTCCATGGTCGGGTAAATGCCAGAGTTGTGGTCGAGGTACTGTGTGCCCTGTCCGGGCAATCCCCCTTCGAAAGTTTCGCGCAGGATTTCGGTGAGTTCTTTCAAAACAGCGTCTTTCATGGTTGCCTCCTGTTCAGTCCGTGAAAAGCACATCTTGCTGCAACGCCCGGTCCAGCAACTTCTGGTACTGCTTCGGGCTGACGTTGTACGCCCCGAAACGTTCCAGATGGGGATTCATCAGTTGGGCATCATAAAGGGTGAATTTCCGCCTTTTCAGGTGCTCCACCAGTCGCACCATGGCCACCTTGCTGGCCTCTGGGACGTGGTAGAACATGCTCTCTCCAATGAAGCCTCCACCCAGCACAATGCCCAGAATCCCTCCAGCCAACTTGCCTTCATGCCACGTTTCAAAGGAGTAAGCAAAACCAGCCTGATTGAGCCGGAAATAAATGTCTCTGAGTTCATCCGAAATCCACGTTTCATCCCGGTGGGCAGTGGCGCAGCCCTCCACTGTGGCTGCAAAATCACCAT includes the following:
- the aat gene encoding leucyl/phenylalanyl-tRNA--protein transferase; this translates as MKHLDVFDIANGYAQGYFLMAGEDGKLGWYSSRERTLIPLDERFHIPRSLKRALNSDRFEVRINGDFAATVEGCATAHRDETWISDELRDIYFRLNQAGFAYSFETWHEGKLAGGILGIVLGGGFIGESMFYHVPEASKVAMVRLVEHLKRRKFTLYDAQLMNPHLERFGAYNVSPKQYQKLLDRALQQDVLFTD